GGCAGAAGCGATGGCCACGCGCTGTTTTTCTCCCCCCGACAGTTCAAAGGGGGATCGCGGCGCAAATCCCTCCAGTCCGACCAGCCGCAGGACCTCATCAATCCGCTGCGCGATTTCCTCATCCGGGCGCCCGCTGTTTTCCAGGCTGAAGGCGATTTCCTCTTCGACCGTCAAACCGATAAACTGGGTCTCCGGGTCTTGAAAGACGATGCCCAGCTCCCCTTCCACCTCTCGCTTGCCGGAGAAATGGCCGGTGTAATTGCTCGGGATCAGCCCGGACAGAGCCAGCAGAAGCGTCGTTTTCCCGGCTGCCGAGGGGCCGACGATGCCCACTACCTCCCCCGGATAGAGGGACAGCGTAAGGTTGGACAAAGCCGGCCGTCTGCCGCTCTCATACTGCCAGCTCACATCGTCCAGCCTCAGCAGCGGCTTTCCGTTCACGGACGCAGCCCGCCTTCTTCAACCGGCAGCAGGTCGCTGCCATAGACGCGTCCGCGGTACAGTCCTGCCCGTTTGACGAACGGATACAGCAATTTGAGCAAAAACGGCCCCAGGATCGCGGTGGAGACCGCTTGATTCAAGAAGACGGTCGGGATAAACATCGTGGCGATCGCCATCGGGGTAAACCCGAGTGCCACGTTGATCAGGATGGAGCAAGCGACGACGGCCGATGCGATCAGAACAACGAATATGAAATATTGCAAAATACTGCGCTTCGTTTTCAAGACCGGATGGCTGACTGCCAGATAGCTGATATATCCGCCCAAAAAGTTTCCGAGAAAGCCGACAGCCACTGCGTGCGGCGGTGCGCTGCCCGTCAACAGATCGCTCGCCACATTGCCAAAAGCTAGTCCCAAACAGCCGGGAATGCCAAACAAGATGCCGAATACAGGCTGCAGCGCATTGGCCGGGCGAAGCGGAACGCCCACCATGAGCTTCACGTTTGCCAGCATAATCAGGGCGACTGCGTACAATGCCGCCGTGACGACGATCAGAACAAAATCGACGGTCGTCCACTTGCGCCGAAAGAGAGACGTTCCCATCTCGAATATCCTCCTTTTATGTGAAAAAAGATAATGAGAGTAACATGATGCTAGTTTACCCCTCTGCGATCACTCTCGCAATGCTGGAACTTGTGACAGCCTACGCCCGATGCCCTGCCGAAGAAAACCGGAGCGCCCGCATACAGAGACACAGGCTTGCGCCTCACGCGCAAAAAAGCTGTCGAGCGTCCTCAACAGACGTCAACAGCTTTTCCCGCATACTATCAAGATCCTTGCTTCGGCAATTCAAACGAGCTTTTCAGAGAGACGATCCGGTTGAACACCAGCTTGTCCTCTCTCGTATATTTCGGGTCTACGTTAAAATAGCCATGACGGAAGAACTGGTATTTATCCTGCGGCTTGGTCGCCTTCATATCCGGCTCGACAAACCCCTGAAGCGTCTCCAGCGAGTTGGGATTCACATTGTCCAGAAAACTGGCCCCTTCCTCCTGGCCATCCAGAATCAACGGTTCATACAAGCGGAATTCGGCCGGCAGCGCATGCTTGGCGTCTACCCAGTGAATCGTCCCCTTCACCTTGCGGCCGGTAAAGCCGCTGCCGCTTTTTGTTTCCGGATCATAGGTACAGTGGATTTCGATCACGTTTCCTTGCTCGTCTTTGATCACGTCATTGCACTTGATGAAATACGCGTGCTTCAGCCGCACTTCATTTCCCGGGAAGAGGCGGAAGTATTTGCTCGGCGGATTCTCCATGAAATCATCCTGTTCGATATAGATTTCACGGGAAAACGGTATTTTTCTCATGCCCATTTCCGGTACTTCCGGGTTGATCTCGGCATCCAGCATCTCTACCTGATCTTCCGGATAGTTCGTGATCACGACTTTGAGCGGACGGAGCACGGCCATCGTACGCGGCGCTTTCAGCTTCAAGTCCTCGCGAATAAAATGTTCCAGCATTTTTTCATCGACGGTGCTGTTGGTTCGCGCTACCCCGATCTCGCGGGCGAATGTCCGGATCGATTCCGGGGTGTATCCGCGCCGCCGCAGTCCGGAGATGGTCGGCATGCGGGGATCATCCCAGCCGTCCACTACCTTTTCATCCACCAGCTGTTTCAGCTTCCGTTTGCTCATCACGGTATTGGTCAGATTCAGACGGGCGAATTCATACTGTCTCGGCACCTTATCCATCTCGCACTCGCGAATCACCCAGTCGTAGAGCGGACGGTGATCCTCGAACTCCAGGGAGCAGAGCGAATGCGTAACACCCTCGATGGCGTCCTCCAAAGGATGGGCGAAGTCATACATTGGATAGATGCACCACTTGTCTCCGGTGTTATGATGCGAGGCGTGAGCGATCCGATAGAGGACCGGGTCGCGCAGATTGATATTAGGAGAACTCATGTCAATTTTGGCGCGCAATACTTTTTCGCCGTCCTTAAACTCGCCATTGCGCATCCGATGAAACAAGTCCAGATTCTCTTCCACCGAACGATTGCGGTAGGGGCTGTTGGTTCCCGGCTCCGTCAATGTCCCCCTGGTCTGCCGAATCTCTTCAGCCGACAGGTCGCACACATAGGCCAGTCCCTTTTTAATCAGGAGAACAGCCCGCTCGTACATCTCTTCAAAGTAGTCCGATGCGAAATACAGCCCGTCCCATTCATATCCCAGCCACTTCACGTCTTCCTTGATCGCTTCTACGTACTCCGTATCTTCCTTCAGCGGATTGGTGTCGTCAAAGCGCAGGTGGGCTCTGCCCGAAAACTCCTTTGCCAGTTCAAAATTGAGGCAAATCGCTTTGGCATGCCCGATATGCAGATACCCGTTCGGCTCTGGAGGAAAGCGTGTCACGATTTCCTTGACTCGGCCTTCTTGCAGGTCTTCCAAGACGATGTTGCGGATAAAGTTGGATGATGCCGATTTGTTTTCCAATGAAAATCAACCTTTCCCTTCACCTTTACATTCCATAATACTGATTCCATCGCGATAGTTCAACAAAATCGCCCTCCGGCCAAGCCTACTTGCAAGTGCAAAATTTGCAAATCGTGGATTCGTTCTGTGAAAAACAGGGAATAGGTGAATAAATAGCGTGACAATCATCCAAGGTAGTTGTGACAAATATCATTTTCTACTAAAAAACGAACCAGATTATGCCGAAGATATTTATTGAACACATGTTAACCAATACCTTTCATTAATATCGATAATGGCAAACCCGGGGGAATCCGGCGACGCAAAGCTATAGGGGCTCATCTCTACTTGGTAGAAAAGCCAGCCAGCTGCCGAAGTATTGATGTAGGACGAGACCGATGATCCTATGTCATTGGTCTTTTTGTTGTGTTCAGCAAAAGGAGGTGGCTCTATCAGCAATCGTTTCCACTGTTTTTTTGCTTTATTCATAAAGAATGGAGGATGAAGAATCGTGAAAAAGAGTTTCTGGCGCAAGGCTTCTGCGCTTGCTTTGACAGCTGTGATCGGATTGTCCAGCTTTTCCTCTGTAACGGAAGCGGCCAATCGTCCGACTACGATGGCCCCGAACGCGATGGTCACCACTCCGCATTATTTGGCTACGGCCGCGGCCCTCAAAACGCTGGAAGATGGCGGAAATGCCGTAGACGCAGCGATCACC
This sequence is a window from Brevibacillus composti. Protein-coding genes within it:
- a CDS encoding energy-coupling factor ABC transporter ATP-binding protein, coding for MNGKPLLRLDDVSWQYESGRRPALSNLTLSLYPGEVVGIVGPSAAGKTTLLLALSGLIPSNYTGHFSGKREVEGELGIVFQDPETQFIGLTVEEEIAFSLENSGRPDEEIAQRIDEVLRLVGLEGFAPRSPFELSGGEKQRVAIASALAHRPQILLLDEPTSELDPKGAKDVFHLLQRLKQEQEIAIVVSSHATEELAQFCDRVLLIADGRIELDLPTRPFFGEIEELERHGILIPDAVLLYQELCRAHLLQKREEGVPLHVEELAAWCREEGIGPGGRKQT
- a CDS encoding QueT transporter family protein, which translates into the protein MGTSLFRRKWTTVDFVLIVVTAALYAVALIMLANVKLMVGVPLRPANALQPVFGILFGIPGCLGLAFGNVASDLLTGSAPPHAVAVGFLGNFLGGYISYLAVSHPVLKTKRSILQYFIFVVLIASAVVACSILINVALGFTPMAIATMFIPTVFLNQAVSTAILGPFLLKLLYPFVKRAGLYRGRVYGSDLLPVEEGGLRP
- a CDS encoding glutamine--tRNA ligase/YqeY domain fusion protein, which codes for MENKSASSNFIRNIVLEDLQEGRVKEIVTRFPPEPNGYLHIGHAKAICLNFELAKEFSGRAHLRFDDTNPLKEDTEYVEAIKEDVKWLGYEWDGLYFASDYFEEMYERAVLLIKKGLAYVCDLSAEEIRQTRGTLTEPGTNSPYRNRSVEENLDLFHRMRNGEFKDGEKVLRAKIDMSSPNINLRDPVLYRIAHASHHNTGDKWCIYPMYDFAHPLEDAIEGVTHSLCSLEFEDHRPLYDWVIRECEMDKVPRQYEFARLNLTNTVMSKRKLKQLVDEKVVDGWDDPRMPTISGLRRRGYTPESIRTFAREIGVARTNSTVDEKMLEHFIREDLKLKAPRTMAVLRPLKVVITNYPEDQVEMLDAEINPEVPEMGMRKIPFSREIYIEQDDFMENPPSKYFRLFPGNEVRLKHAYFIKCNDVIKDEQGNVIEIHCTYDPETKSGSGFTGRKVKGTIHWVDAKHALPAEFRLYEPLILDGQEEGASFLDNVNPNSLETLQGFVEPDMKATKPQDKYQFFRHGYFNVDPKYTREDKLVFNRIVSLKSSFELPKQGS